Genomic segment of Meiothermus sp. Pnk-1:
GCGCGGGCGTCGGTGGAGGCGTTCGTCTTTGAGGTGTACAACCGCAAGCGTCCGCACTCGGCCTTGGGGTACCTGACGCCTGAAGCTTTTGTGGACAGCCTGTTGAAAGGGGGTGGGAGCCCTGACTAAACTGACCGGTGAGGTGGTGCAAATTTAGGGGCGCAGTACAGCCTCCTGATCCGTCTTGCGCACCCGCCGCAGGGTGGAACGCACCTTGTGCACGGTGCAGAGCTGCCACTGGGCCCTGGGGTAGACGCGCTTGATGGCGGTCTCTATCCCCGGCAACTCGTCAGTGATGAAAAGCAACACCTCTTCCACCCCCCGCTCCTTGAGCTCAAGGAGCAGGTCGCCCCAGCCCGTGCCCGACTCCGTGGGCAGAAGCCAGAAACCAAGGACCTCCCGGTGGCCTTCCTCGGTGATCCCCAGGGCCAGGTAAGCGGCTTCGGTAGCTACACCTTCCCCCTCCCGGAAGACCTTGGCGAACAGGGCGTCCAGGTAGACGAAGGCGTAACGCTGCTTAAGCGGGCGCTTCCTGAAAGCCTCTAGCCTGGGCAACACCTCCTCGGCCATGCGGCTGATGGTGCTGGCGCTGTAGGTCTCCCCCAAGAGATGCCCCAGGACCTCGCCCACCTTTCGCGTGGAGATGCCGGCGGCGTACATGGCTAGGGCAAACGCCTCAAGGTCTGCTCGGTGTTTCCCCCTTCGGGGGAAAGCAGCCGCCGGTTTGAAGAGATGGCTCGGGGTATTTTGGCTACCGGCTCCACCCGCGTGAGCGAGATGGTAGCCAGCCTCCCCTCCCACCTGCAGCGCCGCTTCCACCAGGCCAAAGCCCTGTACCGCTTCCTGGATAACCCCCGGGTCAAGGCCGAGGCCCTTCTGGAGCGGATCTGCGAGGAAAGCACCGAGGCGTTGGTGGGGGAGGAGGTGCTGGTTCTTCTGGACCCGAGCCCCCTCCACAAGCCCTATGCCCGAGCCCTGGAGGGGCTTCACCCCGTAGGGGGGGAGCGAGAGGCAGGCTATGAACTCCTCACCGCCTTGGGTGTGGATGCGGCGGGGCATCTGGCGGTGGGGTACGCCCATCTGTTGGCCTACGGGGAAAAGGGTTTCCTAAGCCTGCCGAAGGAGGTGGAGCGGGC
This window contains:
- a CDS encoding integrase core domain-containing protein gives rise to the protein ARASVEAFVFEVYNRKRPHSALGYLTPEAFVDSLLKGGGSPD